In a single window of the Raphanus sativus cultivar WK10039 chromosome 9, ASM80110v3, whole genome shotgun sequence genome:
- the LOC108827554 gene encoding putative F-box protein At5g62660 isoform X1 gives MEDMGVVDRMVILRGLILYTFCRKACIYNPVTRQSLTLPANICAQPELRRHKTVNYFFGHDPVLDQYKIVCNVFEMWETSKFWVFVLEPGGFWKRIEDDDKPHNPSGRGLCINGVIYYLAYNNNASINLSINVVYCFDVRSEKLRVIQAPREVSPIGRRLSFIDHGGKPTLFDFTLIGETGVSELWVLEDGLVGTWSRKSLVLKPCQRHLLDDIIVGWMMLHGTGQNNQVILEFPHRCYLFCYDLIKNDLRKVNIIRESTYMQIKLMDKCDSIMHLEI, from the coding sequence ATGGAAGACATGGGAGTAGTAGACAGGATGGTGATTCTTCGCGGTTTGATTTTATACACTTTTTGCAGAAAAGCATGTATCTATAATCCTGTCACTAGACAAAGTTTAACCTTACCAGCCAACATTTGTGCTCAACCAGAACTTCGTCGTCATAAGACTGTCAACTACTTTTTTGGACATGATCCTGTTCTTGATCAATACAAAATAGTCTGCAATGTTTTTGAGATGTGGGAAACCTCCAAGTTTTGGGTCTTCGTACTGGAACCAGGAGGTTTTTGGAAAAGAATTGAGGATGATGATAAACCTCACAATCCTTCTGGACGAGGACTATGTATCAACGGAGTTATATATTATCTTGCTTACAATAATAACGCAAGTATCAATCTCAGTATCAATGTCGTTTACTGTTTTGACGTTAGGTCTGAAAAGTTGCGTGTGATCCAAGCACCACGTGAGGTGTCTCCGATTGGTAGGCGCCTTAGTTTCATAGATCATGGTGGGAAACCCACACTCTTTGATTTTACACTTATTGGAGAAACGGGTGTGTCGGAGTTGTGGGTCTTGGAGGACGGTCTGGTTGGAACATGGTCCAGGAAGTCTCTGGTTTTGAAGCCTTGTCAGAGGCATTTATTAGATGACATCATTGTTGGTTGGATGATGTTGCATGGTACAGGTCAGAACAATCAGGTTATCTTGGAGTTTCCTCATCGTTGTTACCTTTTCTGTTACGATTTGATAAAGAATGATTTGAGAAAGGTTAATATCATTAGAGAAAGTACGTACATGCAAATCAAGCTTATGGATAAGTGTGACAGCATCATGCACTTGGAAATTTGA
- the LOC108827554 gene encoding F-box protein At5g62510-like isoform X2: MVFTRDDFMVPEIPFDLVIDIMRRLPAKSLMRFRSEKLRVIQAPREVSPIGRRLSFIDHGGKPTLFDFTLIGETGVSELWVLEDGLVGTWSRKSLVLKPCQRHLLDDIIVGWMMLHGTGQNNQVILEFPHRCYLFCYDLIKNDLRKVNIIRESTYMQIKLMDKCDSIMHLEI; the protein is encoded by the exons ATGGTTTTCACAAGAGACGACTTCATGGTGCCAGAGATTCCTTTTGATCTCGTGATTGACATCATGAGGAGATTGCCTGCTAAATCGCTTATGAGGTTCAG GTCTGAAAAGTTGCGTGTGATCCAAGCACCACGTGAGGTGTCTCCGATTGGTAGGCGCCTTAGTTTCATAGATCATGGTGGGAAACCCACACTCTTTGATTTTACACTTATTGGAGAAACGGGTGTGTCGGAGTTGTGGGTCTTGGAGGACGGTCTGGTTGGAACATGGTCCAGGAAGTCTCTGGTTTTGAAGCCTTGTCAGAGGCATTTATTAGATGACATCATTGTTGGTTGGATGATGTTGCATGGTACAGGTCAGAACAATCAGGTTATCTTGGAGTTTCCTCATCGTTGTTACCTTTTCTGTTACGATTTGATAAAGAATGATTTGAGAAAGGTTAATATCATTAGAGAAAGTACGTACATGCAAATCAAGCTTATGGATAAGTGTGACAGCATCATGCACTTGGAAATTTGA
- the LOC108824257 gene encoding uncharacterized protein LOC108824257 yields the protein MKKTMEDPSKIMRRSIHTLLQHYHRATTAAAVALPFSTALLLSQLFFSSSSSSIHMKLNTLFRGAGFSSSLGFFNILSLKLSQTLSSSLLTLPFSLTFLLFSKAYIIKLLSNNHDSPYYFPLLGSYICNSFFLLSANASAFALFFISFNILDSFGFSSRNFYTLFSLSSAIIYSLILANAFVISNLALVSSPSSSSGGYTTLLKACLLIRGRTSTALALALPTNLGLAGVEALFRYRVMRSFYKGDRDVTSIAIEGTFIAYLYALFLVLDTIVNFFFYQSCVKNEEDEKTCGEDEYSIKIQICETENTKICIKGPKILF from the coding sequence ATGAAGAAGACAATGGAAGATCCAAGCAAGATCATGAGAAGATCAATCCACACACTCCTACAACACTACCACCGTGCCACCACCGCAGCTGCCGTTGCCCTCCCTTTCTCCACCGCTCTCCTCCTCTCTCAGCTCTTCTtctcatcttcctcttcctccattCACATGAAGCTAAACACTCTCTTCCGCGGTGCTGGCTTCTCTTCTTCCCTTGGTTTCTTCAACATCTTAAGCCTTAAACTCTCACAAACACTCTCTTCCTCTTTACTCACTCTCCCTTTCTCCCTCACTTTCCTCCTCTTCTCCAAAGCTTACATCATCAAACTTCTATCAAACAATCATGACTCTCCCTATTACTTTCCTCTTCTCGGAAGTTATATTTGCAACTCATTCTTCCTCCTCTCAGCAAACGCCTCTGCTTTTGCTCTGTTCTTCATATCATTCAACATCCTAGACTCCTTTGGATTCTCTTCTAGAAACTTCTACACTCTCTTCTCCTTATCCTCAGCCATTATCTACTCACTCATCCTCGCAAACGCCTTTGTCATCTCCAACTTAGCCTTGGTTTCATCTCCTTCCTCGTCCTCAGGAGGATACACAACACTCCTCAAGGCGTGTCTTCTCATTCGCGGAAGAACATCAACAGCATTGGCTCTTGCTCTGCCTACTAACCTCGGCTTAGCTGGTGTGGAAGCCCTGTTTCGGTACAGAGTAATGAGATCATTTTACAAAGGAGACAGAGATGTCACTTCGATAGCTATTGAAGGGACGTTCATAGCTTACTTGTACGCTCTCTTCTTGGTTCTTGACACCATAGTCAACTTCTTTTTTTACCAAAGCTGCGTCAAGAACGAGGAGGATGAGAAGACATGTGGAGAAGATGAGTACTCGATCAAGATCCAGATATGTGAAACAGAAAACACTAAGATATGCATCAAAGGACCAAAGATTTTATTTTAg